The following DNA comes from Frankia casuarinae.
GCGGCGCGCTGACGATGCAGTGGGACGACCGGCCCAACGCCTTCGAGCGGTTCGACGAGGTGGTCACCAAGGTGCAGGGCGAGGTCGAGGGGGTGCCGTTCGCACCGCGGTACTTCGCCGGTGCGGGTGCGGCCTACTGTGAGAAGTACGGGATGGACCCGGCGGTATTCGCGCGGATCTCGGTGAAGTCGCGCCGGCACGCGGCCAACAACCCGTATGCGGTGTTCACTGATCCGGTGACCGTGGAGGAGGTTCTTGCCTCGCCGCGGATCCTCGGTTGGCTGACCCGGCTGCAGTGCTGCCCGCCCACCTGTGGCGCGGCCGCCGCGGTGGTCGTTTCCGAGGACTTCGCGCGCGCCCACGGCCTGCGCGCCGATGTGGCGATCACCGCGCAGGCGATGACCACGGATACCCCGTCCTCGTTCGACGGGGACCTGATGCGCCTGGTCGGTTACGACATGACCGCGGCCGCCGCGCGGCAGGTGTACGAGGTGGCCGGGGTGGACCCGCTCGATGTGCGCGTGGTGGAGCTGCACGACTGCTTCACCACCAATGAGCTGATGACCTACGAGGCGCTGGGGCTGACTCCGGAGGGCACGGCGGAGAAGTTCATCGTCGACGGCGACAACACCTACGGCGGCCGGGTGGTGACCAATCCGTCGGGTGGGCTGCTGTCCAAGGGGCACCCGCTGGGCGCGACCGGGTTGGCGCAGTGCGCGGAGCTGGTGTGGCAGCTGCGCGGCGAGGCCGACAAGCGCCAAGTCGAGGACGTGACCGTGGCGCTGCAGCATAACATCGGCCTCGGCGGCGCCGCCGTGGTCACCCTCTACGAGAAGGTAGGCTGATCCACACCGAGGAGACCGAGGGGGTTGTACCGAGGGGGTTGTTCTGCCGGACCGCACGCTTGCGCCGCCGC
Coding sequences within:
- a CDS encoding lipid-transfer protein, coding for MSGRVMVAGVGMVPFATPSRSDSYDVLAEGAVRAALADAGIDLAAVQQTYAGYVYGDSTSGQKALYRVGMTGAPVVNVNNNCSSGSSALFLARQAVASGAADCVLAFGFEQMRRGALTMQWDDRPNAFERFDEVVTKVQGEVEGVPFAPRYFAGAGAAYCEKYGMDPAVFARISVKSRRHAANNPYAVFTDPVTVEEVLASPRILGWLTRLQCCPPTCGAAAAVVVSEDFARAHGLRADVAITAQAMTTDTPSSFDGDLMRLVGYDMTAAAARQVYEVAGVDPLDVRVVELHDCFTTNELMTYEALGLTPEGTAEKFIVDGDNTYGGRVVTNPSGGLLSKGHPLGATGLAQCAELVWQLRGEADKRQVEDVTVALQHNIGLGGAAVVTLYEKVG